GTCAACGACGCATGCATGCTTGCAGTCAAACTGATGTACTACCCCTCAACTCTCACAAGATGGATCCAACTCCACGCACAACCACACCAACCATGCACCAATTGTTCAAAATGGGTGATACATGAAAACCAAAACACAATACTCTCAGAAAACAGCCTAGAAGAAACAAAGAGACGCCACAGCGTAACGACCATGAAGACAATTGACAAATCACAGTTTGACACCATATATTTATATAAGATTTAAATACAAAAAATTGTTGTCAAAATGGAAGAAAGGGATGCAGCACACACAGTCACTTACATCCCAATCTACAACTACCTCTCAGAAAATCTCACAAGGAGATACTTGTGCAACACCAACATAAAGGTACTGCCTCCAAGTTACAACTTTTCAGAGGTTAAGATTACCTTCCAAGACCATACCAAAAAGCAAGAACTGTTCCAAAGTTTCAGGCATCTCGCCATGACGGCACTGATCCTCGCAAGTAAACAGAAGAGAGATAAAAAAAAAAGGTTAACTTGCATCTTCCGACACATTCAACTACTGGTATCTTCAGATTTTAGGGTCCCTCACAAACCACGTCTCACCTTCTCTTCCCCCTGCAAATTACATTAGGTCAATATTGTTAGAACCAAATTCACTTCACGATCTTCAGATATTAAATACATAGCTTTACGGAAGTCACCTTCAGCCAATTGACTTGCTCGCCCCGCAGTTGTGAACGGACTTCACCTAAGTATACTGCTTTCCTCGCAAATTTCAGACTACAATCAATACCGACATCACTCAATATACCTACAATCTGGCCATTTAAGTTGAACACAGGAGCGCCAAGAGTCATTAAGCGTGTCTCCAGTAGATCAGGATCATGCTCATTACCATCTTTCCTGAAGCTAACGGATGCATACGGGGCAGTAAAGGTGAATGTGTTGATGGATGATGGCTGAACCTCCTGCTCTGGTGCCCTCACGTCCCTGGATGTGGCATTCCTTAACCTGAAAAGGCAACAGGTTAGTCTTACCATGAAGACCATCCAAACAGTGTGTTTAGTTATAATACGTACCCAATGTGTCCCTTGAACATAGCCACTGTGTCCATGTATGGGAAAAATGTCACCACTTTCTCAGACACACCTTCTTGGGGATCCAGGTTTGAAAATCCAATGTCAGGCAATCGCTCACCCTTGCGCTTTGCAAACAAGACTGTAACATCAGCAGGAAGTTTTGCCACTGCGTCAACACGAGCTTCGGTATTATTAGAATAATACCGAACTATTTTAGGAAGGTATTCAGGGTCATCGCTAATCAACTCTGAGTGAACAGCAACCACATCATGTCTGTTGGTTGACATAACAATGACTCCTGGAGAAGACGGAAAAAACCCCGCTATGTAAGGTGAGGTACTTTCATAGACAGCTCTGAGTTCATCTGGGTCAAAATCCTGAAAAAAGCAACACATTCTCCTCAAAACTCGAATAAACTTTGAAAACAAAAGGGTGGGATCATTGACAATTTGAAACAAACACGCACCAGCGtgggatcagcagcggcagcagcagcggcggcggcatcagcagcggcagcagcatccATCGTATTAATTTGGCGAAATCCTATCACCAAACGGAAATAATCGAGGGTCCTGTTACTCCTGTAGCATGTCATTGCCGGTAGCAGTATAGAttgagagagaaaaagagagatttGGTACCTTCGGCGAGGGAGAACTGAGGAAAAGAGGCGAGGAGTGGACCGCCGGTCTAGGCAGCGTGGGGTGAAGATCTCGTCGTCTCCGGCGTGCGAGCAGTGTGAGAGCCGGGGCTGGTCGCGCGGATCCCTGTTGCAGCAAAACCCTCGTCAGCGAGCGGAGAAACAAAGGGGGCTTGGAGGGAGTAAGTGGTCGCCCATGCGGGGAGAGATGAAGACTTTCGTCGAACTAACCTCTAGCGGTGGCGGGGTCGGGCTGTGCCGTGCGCGGCCACCGCCTCTGGCTTCCGGCTTCCGGCTTCGCGGTGCGGCGGCGGAGCCAGCTGCGTGTGAGGCGAAATGAACCCGGAGGGGAGTTGGCGGCCGCTCGGAAAACCTAACGCCTCCTCTCCCGCGTATCGGGCTTGCGTCGCCCACATGGGCCCGGCCTGTAACGCTCGACGGCTCCCGCTCGCGACCGGCTCATTCTGCGCTcgcttgtttttcttttcttttttttgctccTATTTTGCTGCAGTAGCCAGTATGTATGTTATTTCTTAGAAAAACAATCTGGTCGATTTTTTCAgtaaactagatgatgccccgcgtgTTGCTGCGGGGACCTTGGTAAAAGATGCATAAATAGAAGTTAGAAAACTAAAAATATTATAAAAACTAATTAAGAATACCCTCATGATATATATATTTTCAAAACAATAAATTATACTATGAAGCAAGCATGTGACAAAATGTTGTATAAAAAGAGAAATCTATTGGATTGAAGTCAAACGGGGTGCCATTTTTTAACAAAAATGTGCAACCTGACCAACATATATTTGCTACAACATACAAGTATATGTAGATCATGCTACAAAAATGTGTAACATGACCGTTTATGCCCGCACAAAAGTAAGTGAAACAAATTAACATGCATGGTTGACGAACTGGCATGGTTGCATGAGTAGATTAGTGCATAAATTGTAATTTATGACCATATGCATGACTTGATGATGTGGTATAGTTGCATGAAGAGGAAAAATAGGTAGTGAGTTGCAAGCATTTAAGAACAGAAGATAATGTTCTAGgcatttaaaaaatcatgaatttgactttttttattgaagtCTAATAAAAATCATAAATAGTGTTCACAGGTTTGAAAAACAGTGTTGTTGGGTTTGAAAAaggtcacaaatttgaaaaaagtttgaggatttgaaaaattccatgaatttaaaaaatgttaatggaTTTTAAAATCCTTCGAGAATTTGCAAAAACTATGCACGAATTTGAAAGTATTTTAAAAATGAACAAAATTTAGCAGATTTATAAATGTATGAGGAATTAAAAAATGTTCTCCTATTTGAAAACAGATTATGACTGACCAAACAATGCGCTCTCGCACGGTCTCGCTCACTAGATCGACCGTCGACCTTCAGCGATGACCTTACTTTTGACATTGCCTATTAACACGCTGACTTTTCCGAAACAAGTTCATGGGTTCAATAAAGTACTTGAAATTTTAAGAATACCATGAACTTGACGCAAGtttatggatttgaaaaaagttcgcaCGTTTAAAAAATAATCACAAATTGgaaaaaaaaagttcaccaattgaAAAAATATTTAGGAATTTGAGAAAGGTTTACAAATTTGAAAACAAATCACGAACTTGAATAAAATGTTCAAGGACTTGAAAAACGATTGCAAGgctgaaaaagttcatgaaattgaaaaaaaagTGGTCATGGATATGAAAAATGTACACGAACTTGAAAAAGGTTTaccaattgaaaaaatgttcatgctcttcAAAAATGTTAAAGCAATAATTAGAAAAGAATTTAAAAATCCCAAAGAAAAATCGGCCAAACAAACATAAGAGACCAGCAAAAGAAAAAACTAGCTTAGCAGCTCCAAAACCGGAAAAAAAAATAGGGGTTGTGCGGTATACATGGGTCGTCCCATTAGTTCGGCGGGGGGATACACCATCTACGCATATAAGCCTTTAAACAGTGCCATAAGTGCAAAATAAGCACTaatagggaaaagcttataggtagacgcttactagtagcacgTGTTTATACCGcctgctactactaagttgataataatagcgtgggtttataaccctcgctactactaagtggtctctaccgtgccccccccccccccccgcccccgcggGGACattgccatagtagtagcgagtggtataaacccgcgctactactaagttgatagtaatagcgcgggtttatacccctcgctactactaagtacaagGTAGGTGAAGTGCCCATATACTCagccgaatccctcctctctccctcactctccccctctctccatAGGCTCTCCCATGGTGCTCCTGCCCAAAcacacctcctcctccatggcgcccgaCGAGTTCACCTCCTCGCATCGCTAGTGTCTAGGAGCttacccgttgagggagtcctggactagggggtgtccggacagccggactatcattatccgccggactccaagaccacgaagatagaagattgaagactccggctcgtgtccggaaggtactttccttggcgtggaaggcaagcttggcaatacagatatgtagatctcctaccattgtaaccgactctgtgtaaccctagcctccccggtgtctatataaaccggagggctttagtccgtaggacaacatacattacaacaatcataccataggctagcttctagggtttagcctcctt
Above is a window of Triticum aestivum cultivar Chinese Spring chromosome 6B, IWGSC CS RefSeq v2.1, whole genome shotgun sequence DNA encoding:
- the LOC123138313 gene encoding uncharacterized protein, whose protein sequence is MDAAAAADAAAAAAAAADPTLDFDPDELRAVYESTSPYIAGFFPSSPGVIVMSTNRHDVVAVHSELISDDPEYLPKIVRYYSNNTEARVDAVAKLPADVTVLFAKRKGERLPDIGFSNLDPQEGVSEKVVTFFPYMDTVAMFKGHIGLRNATSRDVRAPEQEVQPSSINTFTFTAPYASVSFRKDGNEHDPDLLETRLMTLGAPVFNLNGQIVGILSDVGIDCSLKFARKAVYLGEVRSQLRGEQVNWLKGEEKVRRGL